The Rhizophagus irregularis chromosome 14, complete sequence DNA window ataaaaatagaaccAATAGAActgatatttgttattttatgttggttaaaaaaaatctttgataataaatttttatatgataccATAATATACATGcggataattataatagaggTCGGCATCCAACGTAGTatacataattaaatacattttatcatatgacttcgatttatttattaacaaatagcAGATATTTCATATCAGCATTATTAATTTGCTGTgtacataattaaaaaattaatgtttcaggcagtattattaattttggctaatggaaaaaagtaatagaacgtattaatatttgaaacatAAGCTTTGAACAGATTGAATATTAGGAGGTGGatcttttgtattatattagtatataataatgttaaaaataaaagttaaaacgCATAGACTCATGTACGTGTACGTTTCGAAATTTCAAAGCAATCAACTGGTAAAAcatataatttgttatattatggtaaaatgatctaatataaaatgaatttcttCCCAAGAAACAACGTACTATTTATATCAAAACTTGATGTAACACTACATATCATATTCCCTAAAAAGTACGCTTTTATTGGAGAATTTACATGTTACCTTTaactttttcttaaaatacccgcttttttcatatgaccttttcattaaaaatattaacttttttgcATATTGCATATTATAGTTATCCGGGGACCATAGTGAGTCATAAcagataatatatatttaagtcACGCGacaacaatatatttaaatatgatattcgacattgatcaaaaaattttgattttttttaaaaatggctTATGCTAAAAATTTGTCTCTAAAACCATTCGATATAGACGGGTTAAGTTGGCCTAGTAAGTActtgttattaattatattactataCATCTCATTCCTTAtctattctttcttttttctcaaTACAGGCATAGGTACCAAACAACGTTTAAATGAAACAACCGAACAAAAATATGAACGTACAAATAAACTAGCTGAAGCGGTTAAAACTATATTAGAATGTATCGGGGAAGATCCAGAACGCGAAGGTTTACAAAAAACTCCTCATAGATACGCTCAAGCATTGATGTTTTTTTCCAAGGGATATGAAGAAAGCATTGAAcgtatgtttttattaaattattttttttattcctttttttgtttttttttaagttaaaagaataattttaaatttaactatgaaattattttagaaatagtCAACGGAGCTATCTTTGAAGAAGGTTGGCTATTTTTtgttatgatttatttaatactaattatgcTAATGtgttattaattatgataGATCACGACGAGATGGTTATTGTAAAGGACATCGAAGTATTTTCTTTATGTGAACATCATTTAGTTCCATTTACTGGAAAGGTTAAAAACTTCTTAAGAGTATTAAGTGTTTTAAGACTTATCATcaactatttaatattaattttactcaCAAAACAGATCAGTATTGGCTATATCCCAAATAGAAGCGTTATTGGATTATCTAAAATAGCTCGTATCGCAGAAATGTTTTCAAGACGACTTCAAGTTCAAGAACGTTTAACAAAACAAATTGCAGTAGCTTTACAAGAAATACTTAAACCTCAAGGTGTTGCCGTTGTAATGGATGCAAGTCATTTATGTATGTCAATGCGTGGAGTACAAAAACCGGGAAGTTCCACTGTAACAAGCGTAATGTTGGGGGTATTTAGAGAACAAGCTAAAACTAGAGAAGAGTTTTTAACATTAATACGTAATCAACGATAATTATACTGAACTATTTTATTGCTTAGAAATAATatgaatgtaataataaagtaataataaaaatacttcatacatcattacattattatatgaagaatataatattttatttattttatttttttatattgattaaaatttgattatcatCGCAGCCAGATTCCTCAGTAAAATAACCAAGAAGGACTTTAATacttaaacaataaaaagaaaaaagaaaaaaatagacaAATAGTTATCTTGGTTTTCAATGCTTTGACCAGGTGACTAGATatcttttttcctttaattatAAGATTGAACTATTGAAACCATTCTCCATTGAAGGTCTTACGAAATATAAAGCCGAAACATGAagtccaaaaaaagaaaatgttttgaaaacttattttttagaaaacgCTTGATCGAAATCTTCTCTCTCTTTATTATCCCTCTCACGATACTTTGTAGTATTACGATCCGGGTCTCTATTATTCTCATCATCATCccaatatttgttatttttctcACGTATAACATGATAAGACTCTTTGCCCGTATCTGAACCTCCACTATTATTGTGATCCGTATTGATATCTTCATCATTAGAATTCCAATTTCTTGTTTTTTCGTTTCGAACTCGATCACGAGTACGATCTTGTGtgatgttattattaatattagctGAAGCGCTGACAATAGTACTATTGCTATGATTATCTACTTCCATATGTTTATGTTTATCGTCAGTAGTTACGTCCCAAAGTCTTCGTCTCTCACGACCACGACCACGTTCACGTTCATGTTCATAGCCTCCGCTAGGATTatcattagaattattttggCCTCTTTTCCCCTCTCTATTATCTGCGTTTATATCccaatttcttgatttaagAGGACGTTCACGTTCATAAGATTCATTGACATTTGAACCTACACCAGAACTAAGACCATTATCTTCATAAGAAGATTTCATATTAATAGGACTTGGTGGTAAAACTGGAGAGGTATAATGATCAAATCCGGGTGAGTGCAATTCACTATAATGAGGCGCATTATAATGTATAGAATCTCTCCGTTCAAATTCATTATCACGAACTAGATCATAGCGAGGTGGACGATCTCGCTCATATCGACGTTCGTGTGTAGGATTTGATAGACGTCTAGAATTAGGTGAAAGTGAACGTCTAATATGTGAATAACGAGCTCGAGGAGATATTGATCTTCTGGGATAAATTGGAggttgataaaaataatcattaggTCGTTTCATGTTGTCT harbors:
- a CDS encoding GTP cyclohydrolase 1 gives rise to the protein MAYAKNLSLKPFDIDGLSWPSIGTKQRLNETTEQKYERTNKLAEAVKTILECIGEDPEREGLQKTPHRYAQALMFFSKGYEESIEQIVNGAIFEEDHDEMVIVKDIEVFSLCEHHLVPFTGKISIGYIPNRSVIGLSKIARIAEMFSRRLQVQERLTKQIAVALQEILKPQGVAVVMDASHLCMSMRGVQKPGSSTVTSVMLGVFREQAKTREEFLTLIRNQR